TCCTGCCATGCACACCGTGACCGTCCTGGCGCTGGACCAGGTGATCCCGTTCGACCTCTCGGTGCCGGTCGAGACCTTCGGCCGGGCCCGGCTGCCCGACGGCCGCTGCGCCTACCGGGTCCGGGTCTGCTCCCCGCTGGCGGAGGTCGGCGCCGGGGCGTTCACCCTGCGGGCGCCGTACGGTCTGGAGGCGCTGGCGGCGGCGGACACGATCATCCTGCCCGGTGTCGCGGACCCGACCGCTCCGCTGCCGCCGGGCGTCGCGGAGGCGGTGTGCGCGGCGGCGGCGAACGGCACGCGGATCGCGTCGATCTGCGTGGGCGCGTTCGTGTTCGCGGCGACCGGTCTGCTGGACGGACGGCGTGCGACGACCCACTGGGTGGCCGCCGCGGACCTGGCGGAAAGGTACCCGCGGGTCACGGTCGACCCGAACGTCCTCTACGTCGACAACGGCCAGTTCCTCACCTCGGCGGGCGCGGCCGCGGCCCTGGACATGTGCCTGCACATGATCCGCAAGGACCACGGCTCGGCCGTGGCCGCGCACACCGCCCGCCTGTCCGTGATGCCACTGGAACGGGAGGGCGGCCAGGCCCAGTTCATCGTCCACGACCTGCCCCCGGCTCCGGCGGGCGCCACCCTGGAGCCGCTGCTGCGCTGGTTGGAGGAGCACTGCGACCGGGACCTCACCCTGGAGCAGATCGCGGCCCGGGCCCGCGTGAGCAGCCGCACCCTCAACCGCCGCTTCCGCGAGCAGACCGGGACGACGCCGCTGCGGTGGCTGCACCGGGCGCGGGTGCGGCGGGCGCAGCACCTGCTGGAGACGACGGTGCACCCGGTGGAGCGGATCGCCGCCCAGGCGGGCTTCGGCTCCCCGACGGCCTTCCGGGAGCGCTTCCGCAGGGTGGTGGGAACGAGCCCGCAGGCGTACCGGAGGTCGTTCCGGCCGGCGGGGGCGCAGGGAGCGGACGGGCCGGACACACCGCCCGGCCCGCCGCTGCCGGCCGGGCCGGTGACGCCGTTCGAGCCGGTGACGCCGCTCGGTGCGGTGATGCCGGTGGGCCCGGGGGTGCCGGTCGGTTCGGCCGCGTCGGCGGGGGTGCCCGCGCCGGTGTAACGGGCCGCGGGGGTGCCGCGGTACGGGCGCACCGGCTCGACCGCAGCGACTACTCGACCGGGGCGGCTCAGCCGCGGCGGTCGGCGACGGCCCAGGAGACGAGGGCGACGGCGCCGGCGACGCCGAGGACGGACGGCCAGGCGCCGACCTTCTTCGCGAGCGGGTGGGAGCCGGCGAACGCGCACACGTAGGCGGCGGTCAGCGCGCCGGCGGCCTTCCCGCCGGCCTGCCGGCGCCACTGCTGCGCGGCGGCGGCGCCCGCGACGGCC
This is a stretch of genomic DNA from Streptomyces sp. TG1A-8. It encodes these proteins:
- a CDS encoding GlxA family transcriptional regulator, producing MHTVTVLALDQVIPFDLSVPVETFGRARLPDGRCAYRVRVCSPLAEVGAGAFTLRAPYGLEALAAADTIILPGVADPTAPLPPGVAEAVCAAAANGTRIASICVGAFVFAATGLLDGRRATTHWVAAADLAERYPRVTVDPNVLYVDNGQFLTSAGAAAALDMCLHMIRKDHGSAVAAHTARLSVMPLEREGGQAQFIVHDLPPAPAGATLEPLLRWLEEHCDRDLTLEQIAARARVSSRTLNRRFREQTGTTPLRWLHRARVRRAQHLLETTVHPVERIAAQAGFGSPTAFRERFRRVVGTSPQAYRRSFRPAGAQGADGPDTPPGPPLPAGPVTPFEPVTPLGAVMPVGPGVPVGSAASAGVPAPV